One segment of Anatilimnocola aggregata DNA contains the following:
- a CDS encoding serine/threonine-protein kinase, translating to MSQQPAPIDQLIAEARAGNRASLETLLDLARSQLMTATPAVGSSAVVDAAIAHAKLNFPSFTGTSSAQFTVWLHSLLPGQLTGSFASDATLTPPRVAARQPVAENNNQSDMTLAKPPPKDSGLTGTNLSDLTQALPPTKASARVPENAPAVASDATLPPPKRPLPPASAAPIETAMSMPPSLAAAKPPARRFGNYDLVDTIAKGGMGIVYKAKHLKLNRIVALKMILSGRFADDLEVQRFYSEAESAARLRHANIVGIHDVGECEGQHFFSMDYIEGKSLADLLKDQALSPKHAAELMQTISAAMHYAHTEGVVHRDLKPSNVLLDIAGVPLITDFGLAKQVEGGQSQMTMQGTVVGTPSYMPPEQAAGRIDEVNVRSDVYSLGAILYELLSGRPPFRGASPFETIKQVLENEPVALRILSPAIPRDLETICHKCLQKEAEKRYATAKELAEELGRFLRGEPILAQPIGPIARGWRWCKRNPFIAAASAAALFGLMSALAATTVGYVQTSAALAQSEESRRQAMEAVNDLFTQVSENTLLNKPGLQPLRKELLGRALSYYQRFLQQRSGDPRVQDELASAHFRIALITEAIESTDKALPLYETAREMQERLVQATPDNPARLEAYGNTLNALGTALVTKKDHATAQQTYDAAAQVRTTLTKLAPGNSEYQRMLANTYMNLGVSLRGAGKPEEARQQFVKAQEIRTAALKKDAENWKLQRDLGKGFYGLANLARQAGNMPDAKAQFIQAADSFDQVVKRDPADLENRRLLSICYRLLGDLASTDDVPAAREWYGRSRARLKPLAEQNPEVVDYQVELASLELNRGYLDSDDGQGAAAIAAFTQACAILTPLGEAPSALPRHRRDLAVALRALGAEQVFAGQREEGLTNLRRARDELTKLATDFPGDSDYAQQLQEIGDLLRESELPSTQKTLTD from the coding sequence ATGTCCCAGCAACCTGCTCCCATCGATCAACTCATTGCCGAAGCCCGCGCAGGGAATCGAGCTTCATTGGAGACGTTGCTGGACCTCGCGCGCAGCCAATTGATGACGGCAACTCCCGCCGTTGGTTCCTCCGCAGTCGTCGATGCCGCCATCGCGCACGCGAAGCTCAATTTCCCCAGCTTTACAGGAACGAGCTCAGCGCAATTCACAGTTTGGCTGCACAGTCTGTTGCCAGGACAGCTAACAGGTTCATTCGCCAGCGATGCAACCTTGACTCCGCCGCGAGTTGCCGCTCGCCAACCGGTGGCCGAAAACAATAATCAGTCCGATATGACGTTGGCTAAACCGCCCCCCAAAGATAGCGGGCTGACTGGGACGAACCTATCTGATCTCACGCAGGCTTTGCCACCGACCAAAGCCAGCGCGCGTGTTCCGGAAAATGCACCGGCAGTCGCGTCCGATGCGACCTTGCCACCTCCCAAACGTCCTCTGCCGCCAGCCTCGGCCGCGCCGATAGAGACGGCAATGTCGATGCCGCCGTCGTTGGCAGCTGCCAAGCCCCCTGCGCGGCGATTTGGCAACTACGACCTGGTCGATACCATCGCCAAGGGAGGCATGGGAATTGTCTACAAAGCCAAGCACCTGAAGCTGAACCGAATTGTCGCCCTCAAGATGATTCTCTCTGGGCGTTTTGCGGACGATCTGGAGGTGCAACGGTTTTATTCGGAAGCGGAATCGGCCGCCCGCCTGCGGCACGCCAACATCGTGGGCATTCACGACGTCGGCGAGTGCGAAGGGCAGCACTTTTTCTCGATGGACTACATCGAAGGAAAAAGCCTGGCCGACTTGCTGAAGGATCAGGCCCTTAGTCCGAAGCATGCCGCGGAACTGATGCAGACGATATCGGCGGCCATGCACTATGCCCATACCGAAGGGGTGGTGCATCGTGATCTCAAACCCTCGAACGTGCTGCTCGATATTGCCGGCGTGCCGCTGATCACTGACTTCGGGCTGGCGAAGCAAGTGGAGGGTGGTCAGTCGCAAATGACGATGCAGGGAACGGTGGTCGGCACGCCCAGCTATATGCCGCCGGAGCAGGCAGCGGGCCGCATCGACGAAGTGAACGTGCGGAGCGATGTCTATTCGCTTGGGGCCATTCTGTACGAACTCCTCAGTGGCCGGCCTCCGTTTCGCGGTGCAAGCCCGTTTGAGACGATCAAGCAAGTTTTGGAAAATGAACCTGTGGCGCTGCGGATACTCAGCCCGGCCATTCCCCGCGATCTGGAAACCATTTGCCACAAGTGCTTGCAAAAGGAAGCCGAAAAACGCTATGCCACGGCGAAGGAGTTGGCCGAGGAACTTGGCCGTTTCCTGCGCGGCGAACCGATTCTGGCACAGCCGATTGGCCCAATTGCCCGCGGCTGGCGCTGGTGCAAACGCAATCCGTTTATTGCTGCGGCTTCCGCTGCTGCGTTGTTTGGACTGATGTCGGCACTGGCCGCTACCACCGTTGGCTATGTGCAAACGTCGGCGGCCCTTGCACAGTCCGAAGAAAGCCGTCGGCAAGCGATGGAGGCCGTCAACGACCTCTTCACGCAAGTCAGCGAGAACACCTTACTCAACAAGCCCGGCTTGCAGCCGCTGCGTAAAGAACTGCTCGGGCGCGCACTCAGTTACTACCAACGCTTCTTGCAGCAGCGATCGGGCGATCCGCGCGTGCAAGACGAACTGGCCAGCGCCCACTTTCGCATCGCGCTGATTACGGAGGCGATTGAATCGACAGACAAAGCCCTGCCGCTTTACGAGACCGCGCGCGAAATGCAGGAGCGACTCGTGCAGGCGACTCCCGACAACCCCGCGCGGCTAGAAGCATACGGCAACACACTCAACGCGCTGGGAACGGCGCTGGTCACGAAGAAGGATCATGCCACCGCGCAGCAAACCTACGATGCTGCTGCCCAGGTGCGGACGACGCTCACCAAGCTGGCTCCGGGGAATAGCGAGTATCAGCGAATGCTGGCCAATACGTACATGAATTTGGGTGTTTCGTTGCGCGGAGCAGGTAAACCCGAGGAAGCGCGGCAGCAGTTCGTGAAGGCGCAGGAAATTCGCACTGCTGCGTTGAAGAAAGATGCAGAGAATTGGAAGCTGCAGCGCGATTTGGGCAAAGGTTTTTACGGACTCGCGAATCTGGCGCGGCAGGCCGGGAACATGCCCGACGCGAAAGCGCAGTTCATTCAAGCAGCGGACTCGTTCGACCAGGTCGTCAAGCGCGATCCAGCTGATCTCGAAAATCGGCGACTCCTCTCGATCTGTTATCGCCTGCTTGGCGATTTAGCGAGTACTGATGACGTGCCTGCTGCGCGCGAGTGGTACGGTCGATCGCGAGCTCGGCTGAAGCCACTGGCCGAGCAAAACCCGGAAGTTGTTGACTATCAGGTGGAACTCGCCAGCTTGGAACTGAACCGTGGCTATCTCGATAGCGATGATGGCCAAGGCGCTGCGGCAATTGCCGCATTCACACAGGCCTGTGCAATTCTCACTCCGCTCGGTGAAGCGCCCTCAGCCTTGCCCCGTCATCGGCGCGATCTGGCTGTCGCGCTACGGGCCTTGGGTGCCGAACAAGTGTTCGCCGGTCAGCGCGAGGAAGGCCTCACCAATTTGCGCCGCGCACGTGACGAGCTGACCAAGCTAGCAACGGACTTTCCCGGCGACTCGGATTATGCTCAGCAGCTGCAAGAGATTGGAGATTTGCTCCGCGAAAGCGAATTGCCCTCTACGCAAAAAACGCTTACTGATTAG
- a CDS encoding cytochrome c3 family protein, with the protein MKANNIPSNRESSKQRALRIGLSYLARSDAFVRSKFFWAAVCSFLAVAYLGWIVVGSEPAVAQLSPAPLAAVHARSNGRCADCHLDYVPLGANSHGVSLLTSAFNGFQHSQTIDANKISQASCSSCHERHVVTPHNPNQRPDDVASCASCHAEHRGHAAQLTRPDDQSCTICHADIAAHQLRTDPTNPLPNVSHFACSSAANPPHPKFRSLPKTDDNQFKFNHQLHLRLGQWPNNSSESKGPWTLGRIAAELREQYQTSPGQPDTTAVQLDCASCHQPDRNGPSPQSGKYMQPVRFEQHCQACHPLDVASVASGKPLNLNIRHGLKQDEIREALFAGLVKHQAGETAQSLPHLSPNTPIPGKTPGNNLAQNLADQSQTIALQTKLYNDTCLKCHTEQEFPPKILHEPIDFPPPKFPDRWLLQARFDHGAHRDWAKCSDCHAAADAQPGEGKTQLDDSQVMIPNIDNCVQCHAPTSTHSHFRSSARFDCAECHRYHDHSAGKQ; encoded by the coding sequence ATGAAGGCCAACAACATTCCATCGAACCGAGAATCGAGCAAGCAGCGGGCCCTGCGCATTGGGCTGAGCTATCTGGCTCGCAGCGATGCCTTCGTCCGCAGTAAGTTCTTCTGGGCGGCCGTTTGTTCGTTTCTCGCCGTCGCTTATCTCGGCTGGATTGTTGTGGGCAGCGAACCGGCAGTCGCGCAGCTATCGCCCGCGCCACTGGCTGCGGTGCATGCCCGCTCGAACGGCCGATGCGCAGACTGCCATCTCGACTATGTTCCGCTCGGTGCCAACTCGCACGGGGTGAGTCTGCTGACCTCCGCGTTCAACGGCTTTCAGCATTCGCAAACTATTGACGCAAATAAGATTTCGCAGGCCAGTTGCAGCAGTTGTCACGAGCGCCACGTCGTCACGCCGCATAATCCCAACCAACGGCCCGACGATGTGGCAAGTTGTGCCTCGTGCCATGCAGAACATCGTGGACATGCGGCACAGCTGACTCGTCCCGACGACCAGTCCTGCACCATCTGCCATGCAGATATCGCCGCCCACCAACTTCGGACCGATCCAACAAATCCGCTGCCGAATGTCTCTCACTTTGCTTGCTCGTCGGCGGCCAATCCACCGCATCCCAAGTTTCGTTCGCTACCGAAGACGGACGACAACCAGTTCAAGTTTAACCATCAACTTCACTTGCGACTGGGCCAGTGGCCGAACAACAGCAGCGAGTCGAAAGGGCCTTGGACCCTTGGTCGGATTGCTGCGGAGCTGCGGGAACAATACCAAACCTCACCGGGGCAACCAGACACAACGGCCGTGCAGCTCGATTGTGCGTCGTGCCATCAGCCCGATCGTAACGGGCCTTCACCGCAAAGCGGCAAGTACATGCAGCCCGTTCGCTTCGAGCAGCATTGCCAGGCGTGTCATCCGCTGGACGTCGCTTCGGTGGCCAGTGGCAAACCGCTGAACTTGAACATTCGCCACGGGCTGAAGCAGGACGAGATTCGCGAAGCGCTTTTCGCTGGCTTAGTGAAACATCAGGCCGGAGAAACCGCTCAGAGTTTGCCTCACTTGTCACCGAACACCCCTATTCCCGGCAAGACGCCCGGCAACAACCTGGCCCAGAACCTGGCCGATCAATCGCAAACCATTGCGTTGCAGACCAAGCTGTACAACGACACCTGCTTGAAGTGCCACACCGAGCAAGAATTTCCACCCAAGATCCTGCACGAGCCGATCGACTTCCCACCGCCGAAGTTTCCTGACCGCTGGTTGCTGCAGGCCCGCTTCGATCATGGCGCGCATCGCGACTGGGCGAAGTGCAGCGACTGCCATGCCGCTGCTGATGCGCAGCCTGGCGAGGGGAAGACGCAACTTGACGATTCTCAAGTGATGATTCCGAACATCGATAACTGCGTGCAATGCCACGCTCCCACGAGCACACATAGTCATTTTCGAAGTTCGGCGCGCTTCGACTGTGCCGAGTGCCACCGCTATCACGACCACTCCGCGGGAAAGCAATAA
- a CDS encoding multiheme c-type cytochrome: MQLSPCYNVVSLLAFLAALSGCQEAVAPLSAVDSRLASDVTNEAVVRPSSPPNSPHQFVGRISCSATACHGATDLTKASWHNAYQLWSATDPHRRAFDVLYAERSVQMYRKLKQDQAEHINEPVYLKFLEETCIGCHATPIAGSLANTSFTFQNSPAAYWQGVSCESCHGAASDWIEPHDAKAWPESGQPERARVAQHTGFQDLRSLNDRGAACVKCHVGPQSMGTRLYDVNHDLIAAGHPRLTFELHAYLDNLPKHWDEAAEQARHDKQIATSPSSFHFDTWLAGQRQQRQQLAALKQARTETNAALPAGPWAEFANRDCRECHHPIGEPTFRLTTLLKPAPTTTLLDRINSPTTVQQRAEVIARLISDNRSAPGSNVLPTCDAAVQIYLAAKAFAADLPAGDDSTRLNAALTQLQHILAQHAGATQYDFPGKFDPRQTELQQAFTALEATLLQLSR; encoded by the coding sequence ATGCAGCTTTCTCCGTGTTATAACGTTGTCTCCTTGCTCGCCTTTCTCGCTGCGCTCAGCGGTTGTCAAGAAGCGGTAGCCCCGCTGTCTGCTGTCGATAGTCGACTGGCCTCGGATGTTACCAATGAGGCAGTTGTCCGTCCTTCGTCGCCACCCAACTCGCCCCATCAGTTCGTTGGCCGCATCTCGTGCTCGGCAACGGCCTGTCATGGCGCAACGGACCTAACGAAGGCCAGTTGGCACAACGCCTATCAACTGTGGTCTGCCACCGATCCGCACCGACGCGCGTTTGATGTGCTGTATGCCGAGCGTTCGGTGCAGATGTATCGCAAGCTGAAGCAGGATCAGGCCGAGCACATCAACGAGCCGGTCTATTTAAAGTTTCTGGAAGAGACCTGCATCGGCTGCCATGCGACGCCCATTGCCGGTTCGCTCGCGAATACCTCATTCACCTTTCAAAACAGTCCCGCAGCCTATTGGCAAGGTGTTTCGTGCGAATCGTGCCACGGCGCTGCCAGCGACTGGATCGAACCACACGATGCAAAAGCCTGGCCTGAAAGTGGTCAACCCGAGCGTGCTCGCGTTGCTCAACATACGGGCTTTCAAGATCTGCGCTCGCTCAACGATCGCGGAGCAGCCTGCGTGAAGTGCCATGTGGGCCCGCAATCAATGGGCACTCGCCTGTACGACGTGAATCACGACTTAATCGCCGCAGGTCATCCGCGCCTGACTTTCGAGTTGCACGCGTATCTCGACAACCTTCCCAAACATTGGGATGAAGCCGCTGAGCAAGCTCGCCATGACAAACAGATCGCTACAAGTCCCAGTTCGTTTCATTTCGATACTTGGCTCGCTGGCCAACGACAACAGCGGCAGCAACTGGCGGCCCTCAAGCAAGCGCGAACTGAAACGAACGCGGCACTCCCCGCTGGCCCCTGGGCCGAATTTGCCAATCGCGACTGCCGCGAATGTCATCATCCTATCGGTGAACCAACCTTCCGCTTGACGACTCTTCTTAAGCCAGCGCCGACCACTACGTTATTAGACAGAATCAACAGCCCCACGACCGTGCAGCAGCGGGCTGAAGTGATCGCGCGACTCATCAGCGATAATCGAAGCGCCCCCGGTTCAAACGTATTGCCAACGTGCGACGCGGCGGTGCAGATCTATCTCGCCGCCAAAGCGTTCGCAGCTGATTTGCCCGCAGGTGATGACTCTACAAGGCTTAACGCTGCGCTCACTCAACTACAGCATATCCTCGCGCAGCACGCCGGGGCCACGCAGTACGATTTCCCAGGCAAGTTCGACCCGCGCCAAACAGAACTTCAGCAGGCATTCACCGCGCTCGAAGCCACACTCCTTCAACTTTCGCGATAG
- a CDS encoding NADH-ubiquinone oxidoreductase-F iron-sulfur binding region domain-containing protein produces MIIQELQRLQTEHGYLPRQALRQLADRLAVPHYRIQEVASFYPHFRLFAGEAEEAEGRKALPQIEVAVCRDMACRLRGAAQITEQLQGVAERNATIAIHEVSCLGRCDRAPAVRVHTNSGDHCVRNLLGRSPAEVSDIVARMASATPETADTLPDDKDGLLPHSAETWKMNAYAGQSADQRYAALRQWLSVLQNPPSTRAKPTDAPPSAGRDDKPAHPIIAALWTANLLGMGGAGGRAWKKWDEVLRAKGHTKYVVCNGDESEPGTFKDREIFLRTPYLVIEGMILAGLLLRAKKGYIYIRHEYEEQIAAVRAEIERARKLGLCGKSILGTELGFELEVFVSPGGYICGEQTALIQAIQDERAEPRNRPPELQTNGLWDMPTLLNNVETFAWVPAILTQGNSDGAWYSALGQPKSLPVKENATPHYQGARFFSVSGDVAQPGVYEVPIGITLGELIDHYCGGIKDGLPLKAVATSGPSAGFLPATIPLDAFSPRVRQKLADHCLVSAGDKEFQLRRLPLELGVVRDLNLMLGGGIVVYASDADLVDQAVACLRFYQSESCGKCVPCRIGSTKLVEIGEDLQAGRLTAAEIESLLANPGGRVLDLAQAMAETAICGLGNVAPNPLRTLLSYFPSDVRRHVRAEQ; encoded by the coding sequence ATGATTATTCAGGAACTGCAACGACTGCAAACGGAGCACGGCTATTTGCCGCGGCAAGCGCTGCGTCAATTGGCCGACCGCCTGGCAGTCCCGCACTATCGCATTCAAGAGGTCGCCAGCTTCTATCCTCACTTCCGCCTGTTTGCCGGCGAGGCGGAGGAAGCTGAGGGGCGAAAAGCTCTGCCGCAGATCGAAGTCGCCGTTTGCCGCGATATGGCTTGCCGACTCCGCGGCGCAGCCCAGATCACCGAACAACTGCAGGGCGTCGCCGAGAGGAATGCAACAATCGCAATTCATGAAGTATCGTGCCTCGGCCGCTGCGATCGTGCGCCGGCCGTGCGCGTGCATACGAACAGCGGCGATCACTGCGTGCGCAATCTTCTCGGCCGCTCACCAGCTGAAGTGAGCGACATAGTTGCCCGCATGGCATCAGCCACTCCAGAAACTGCGGATACTCTGCCCGATGACAAAGATGGCTTGCTTCCCCACTCGGCCGAAACTTGGAAGATGAATGCCTACGCTGGGCAGTCTGCCGATCAGCGTTACGCCGCCCTTCGCCAGTGGCTCAGCGTGCTGCAGAATCCACCGAGCACGCGTGCCAAACCAACCGACGCTCCGCCCAGCGCCGGGCGCGACGACAAACCGGCTCACCCGATCATCGCGGCCCTTTGGACAGCCAACCTGCTTGGCATGGGTGGAGCCGGTGGTCGTGCCTGGAAGAAGTGGGACGAAGTGCTGCGGGCCAAAGGGCATACCAAGTACGTCGTCTGCAATGGTGATGAGAGCGAGCCCGGTACTTTCAAAGATCGCGAGATTTTCCTTCGCACGCCGTATCTGGTCATTGAGGGGATGATTCTCGCCGGACTCTTGCTACGGGCGAAGAAGGGGTACATCTACATTCGTCACGAGTACGAAGAGCAAATCGCCGCCGTCCGCGCCGAGATTGAACGCGCCCGCAAGTTAGGCCTTTGTGGTAAGAGTATCCTTGGCACCGAACTGGGCTTCGAGCTCGAAGTATTCGTCAGCCCAGGTGGCTACATTTGTGGCGAACAAACGGCCCTCATTCAGGCTATTCAAGACGAACGCGCGGAACCGCGCAATCGCCCGCCAGAATTGCAAACGAACGGCCTGTGGGACATGCCGACGCTCCTCAACAACGTCGAGACATTCGCCTGGGTTCCGGCGATTCTCACGCAAGGCAACAGCGACGGTGCCTGGTACTCGGCGCTCGGTCAGCCCAAGTCACTCCCCGTCAAAGAGAATGCCACGCCCCACTATCAAGGCGCGCGGTTCTTCTCCGTCTCCGGCGATGTTGCCCAGCCCGGCGTCTACGAAGTTCCCATCGGCATAACCCTCGGCGAGTTGATCGACCATTATTGCGGCGGTATCAAGGACGGGCTGCCACTTAAGGCGGTCGCCACTTCGGGACCATCGGCTGGTTTTTTACCTGCGACCATCCCGCTCGATGCTTTCAGCCCGCGCGTGCGGCAAAAACTGGCTGACCATTGCCTTGTTTCTGCCGGCGACAAAGAATTTCAACTCCGCCGCTTGCCGCTGGAACTGGGCGTGGTGCGCGATCTGAACTTGATGCTCGGCGGCGGCATCGTCGTCTATGCCAGCGATGCCGACCTGGTCGATCAGGCCGTCGCTTGCCTCAGGTTCTATCAGTCCGAATCGTGCGGCAAGTGCGTTCCCTGCCGCATTGGTTCCACCAAACTGGTCGAAATTGGCGAGGACTTGCAAGCCGGACGGCTGACTGCTGCCGAGATCGAAAGCCTGCTCGCAAATCCGGGCGGGCGAGTGTTGGATTTGGCTCAGGCAATGGCCGAGACAGCGATCTGCGGGCTGGGCAACGTGGCCCCTAATCCCCTGCGTACTTTGTTGTCTTATTTTCCCAGCGATGTGCGACGTCACGTTCGCGCGGAGCAGTGA
- a CDS encoding cyclic nucleotide-binding domain-containing protein — translation MPAKIFVDEIARAWEEEGLFARDLNGQLIRAEDATAKQYAQFVTMTIDGQSISVPRATPAVDSQGNIIFLDAAGRTQPRQTTILDARNALKNQEQQSATASDCEHFIPTVCHLAHLNPAGVCRVCSVAVAKQDANGRISVQDKLVPACLQPVQPGMMVYTLDCPADASTTDDSKAREVALAARNRVRTNVKTLVELLAADHLPGLRPATATGEASDLEQLLDKLQQKGLGIERTRLAPRRSQGSPKVNGHAPLANNASQRDTSSPLIVVDHQACILCDRCVRSCSDIKQNFVIGRTGKGYLTEIGFDLNEPMGESSCVECGECALACPTTALTIVKPPEEPAWWLEQVGGTNSATGKLFSGHPGKSAATPASLANHRYLGHLSYRQRQWFQYSVVRWELQPGDELCRKGEYGFTAFLLESGQFEGWRQDPRDAQSDATANPSASGGIWSYFGLSSATTKRTASVELGQPDFECGTEAIILGEMTLISHQARRATLRAKTSCVVYEIRRNVLYALQRHPHVREELDQVYRGRALRDVLQFVHQRAGRNLSHRLFGELGQEDLEACRRFLDQASRQPVSATNPKRQVDLIRVEPGQVICRQDELAEDFYIIRIGHVNVTQTIGGEERVIDYFRPNHSFGEIACVADWDELQTELSLKPDASRRTATCTALDDVELVRVDKQIFRQLLLQVPALRKIVLARAKQLKGFSPPATTPGARPTTNTPILREFTEQGLYNAQRLLVLDLEACTRCDECTKACSDTHDGVTRLIREGLRFDKWLVASSCRSCTDPYCLVGCPVDSIHRDGERLEIQIEDHCIGCGLCAKNCPYGNINMHEQSQGKATISHRASTCDLCHKIVGPNEDVSCVFACPHNAAFRMSGTELLAKIEGYRPV, via the coding sequence ATGCCGGCTAAGATCTTTGTCGATGAAATCGCACGAGCCTGGGAAGAAGAAGGGCTCTTCGCGCGCGACTTGAACGGCCAGCTGATCCGGGCGGAAGATGCGACTGCCAAGCAATACGCGCAGTTCGTCACGATGACGATCGACGGCCAGTCAATTTCGGTTCCTCGCGCTACACCCGCGGTCGATTCGCAAGGAAACATCATTTTTCTCGATGCGGCCGGTCGCACGCAGCCGAGGCAAACAACCATCCTCGATGCTCGCAATGCGCTCAAAAATCAAGAGCAGCAATCGGCAACTGCCAGCGACTGCGAACACTTCATTCCCACCGTCTGCCATCTTGCGCATCTCAATCCGGCAGGTGTCTGCCGCGTCTGCTCGGTTGCCGTGGCGAAGCAGGATGCCAACGGACGAATTTCGGTCCAGGACAAACTGGTCCCTGCCTGCCTGCAGCCGGTTCAGCCGGGAATGATGGTCTACACGCTCGACTGCCCGGCGGATGCTAGTACCACCGACGACTCCAAAGCCCGCGAAGTCGCATTGGCCGCGCGCAATCGAGTGCGCACGAATGTGAAAACGCTCGTCGAACTTCTCGCCGCCGATCACTTGCCAGGGCTTCGACCCGCTACTGCAACGGGCGAAGCGAGCGACCTCGAACAACTCCTCGACAAGCTCCAGCAGAAAGGGCTCGGTATCGAGCGGACTCGACTCGCGCCGCGTCGCAGCCAGGGTTCGCCAAAAGTTAATGGGCACGCCCCGCTTGCCAACAACGCTTCGCAGCGTGATACCTCCTCGCCCCTGATCGTGGTCGATCATCAGGCCTGCATTCTGTGCGATCGCTGTGTCCGTTCCTGTAGCGACATCAAGCAGAACTTCGTGATCGGCCGCACCGGCAAGGGATATCTCACCGAGATTGGGTTCGACCTGAACGAACCGATGGGTGAATCGTCGTGCGTGGAGTGCGGCGAATGCGCGCTCGCTTGTCCCACGACTGCACTCACCATTGTGAAGCCACCGGAAGAACCAGCCTGGTGGCTGGAGCAAGTCGGCGGAACCAACAGTGCAACGGGCAAGCTATTTTCAGGACATCCCGGCAAGTCAGCTGCAACTCCCGCATCGCTGGCCAATCATCGCTATCTCGGCCACCTCTCTTATCGCCAGCGGCAATGGTTTCAGTATTCGGTTGTCCGCTGGGAACTCCAACCGGGCGACGAACTTTGTCGCAAGGGGGAATATGGTTTTACCGCGTTCCTGCTGGAAAGTGGCCAGTTTGAAGGGTGGCGTCAGGATCCGCGCGACGCGCAGTCAGACGCAACAGCGAATCCAAGTGCCAGCGGGGGAATTTGGAGCTACTTCGGACTCTCCTCAGCCACAACCAAGCGCACCGCCAGCGTGGAGCTTGGCCAGCCCGACTTTGAGTGCGGCACCGAGGCCATCATCTTGGGCGAGATGACGCTCATCAGTCATCAGGCGCGTAGGGCGACCTTGCGCGCCAAGACGTCGTGCGTCGTGTACGAAATTCGCCGCAATGTGCTCTATGCACTGCAGCGCCACCCGCACGTTCGTGAAGAGTTAGATCAGGTCTATCGTGGCCGCGCGCTGCGCGACGTGCTGCAGTTCGTTCATCAGCGTGCGGGACGAAACTTAAGTCACCGCCTGTTTGGCGAACTGGGGCAAGAAGATCTCGAAGCGTGCCGGCGATTTCTGGATCAAGCGAGTCGGCAGCCCGTATCAGCGACGAATCCCAAGCGGCAGGTCGACCTGATTCGCGTCGAGCCCGGCCAGGTGATCTGCCGGCAGGACGAACTGGCGGAAGATTTTTACATCATTCGCATCGGCCACGTGAACGTGACGCAAACGATCGGGGGCGAAGAGCGCGTGATCGACTATTTCCGTCCCAATCACTCCTTCGGCGAAATTGCCTGTGTGGCCGATTGGGACGAACTGCAAACCGAACTCTCGCTGAAGCCCGATGCCAGTCGGCGAACGGCAACCTGCACCGCTCTGGACGACGTCGAACTGGTGCGGGTCGACAAGCAGATCTTTCGTCAGTTGCTCTTGCAGGTGCCTGCCCTGCGAAAGATTGTGCTCGCAAGGGCTAAACAGTTGAAGGGTTTCTCGCCGCCGGCAACCACACCAGGTGCCCGACCAACCACCAACACGCCGATCCTGCGCGAGTTCACCGAACAAGGTCTTTACAATGCCCAGCGTTTGCTGGTGCTCGATCTGGAAGCATGTACGCGCTGCGATGAATGTACGAAGGCTTGCTCCGATACGCACGACGGCGTCACGCGGCTGATTCGCGAAGGCCTGCGCTTCGATAAATGGCTCGTAGCCAGTTCGTGCCGCTCCTGCACCGACCCTTATTGCCTGGTAGGCTGCCCCGTCGATTCGATTCATCGCGATGGCGAGCGGCTAGAAATTCAAATCGAGGATCATTGCATCGGCTGCGGGCTGTGCGCGAAGAATTGCCCCTATGGCAACATCAACATGCACGAGCAGTCGCAAGGGAAGGCGACGATTTCGCACCGCGCAAGCACCTGCGATCTCTGTCATAAAATCGTGGGGCCCAATGAAGACGTCAGTTGCGTTTTCGCTTGTCCGCACAACGCCGCGTTCCGCATGAGCGGGACAGAGCTACTGGCGAAGATCGAAGGTTATCGGCCGGTCTAG